The sequence GTTTTAAAGGAATCAATCCTTGGTCGTGATACATTGCAACATAAATATCAAAATCTTTATATCTATTAAATGCAGTATCGGGAGATAACGGGTCTGTTATATCAATACCATCTTCTCTTAATGTTTTTACAGCCGGAAGAATTATATTTAACTCTTCATTGCCTATATTTCCATTGTCAGACGCATGGGGATTTAGTCCAAGAATTGCAATTTTTGGCTTAGAAATGCCAAACTTTTCTTTAAACTCTCTGTTGATAAGTCTTACTTTTGAAATTATCTTTTCCTTAGTAATCTGACTTGGAACATCTTTTAGTGGAATATGGGTTGTAATGAGGGCTACTTTTAACTTTTTACACATTAAGACCATTGCATACTCTTTAGCACCGCTAACTTCTGCTAAATAATCTGTGTGTCCTGCATAAGGAAAACCACTTTCCATAATCCACTGCTTGGAAATAGGAAGAGTAATCAAAGCATCTGCTTTCTTTTCTAAAACATCTTTAACTGCATTTTCAAGATAAACAACAGAGGCTTTTCCGGTTTCTTTAGAAGGACTTCCAAACTCAACATCTAAATCATAAAGATTTATAAGATATATTCCGGATTTTACAACGTCGTTTATAGATTTTATCGCTTTTATGTTTAAATCTACGCCTGTTAGTTTTTTTGCCTTTTCTAAAGCTTTTTTTGAGCCATAGATGATGTATGAAATGTTTCTTTTTGGAAGTTTATCTAAAGCTTTAAGAAGAATTTCTGAATTTATTCCTGATGGGTCGCCAAGAGAGATGGCAAGTTTTACCAAACAACCACCTTATTTGATTTTTCTATGAGATTTAATATCTCTTCATAATCAAGAAGTTTACTTTCTTGAATCTTAATTCCTCTTGCTATCACATCTTCTTTGCAAGCATACCAATTATCAATAGAAGGTTGTCTAAGAACGCCATCTTGGATTAAGATTAAAACATCATTGTCTCCGATAATATCTAAGATTGGAAAATCTGCAGGTTTTTTTATCAAGAATACTGTATCTACCATGTTAGCACTACCTCTGCAGATTTAAGGATTTGACAAATCTCATCTTTTGTTTTTATCTGTATTTCTACAGGAAATTCTTTTAGCTTTATGATTCCTCTTTCGCTTAAAGACTCTTTTTCAGCTATGATGGTTGCATTTAGCATGCCAAGGGCTTCTATAGATTTATCAGAAGAA is a genomic window of Sulfurihydrogenibium sp. containing:
- a CDS encoding DsrH/TusB family sulfur metabolism protein, with translation MVDTVFLIKKPADFPILDIIGDNDVLILIQDGVLRQPSIDNWYACKEDVIARGIKIQESKLLDYEEILNLIEKSNKVVVW
- the pdxA gene encoding 4-hydroxythreonine-4-phosphate dehydrogenase PdxA, whose product is MVKLAISLGDPSGINSEILLKALDKLPKRNISYIIYGSKKALEKAKKLTGVDLNIKAIKSINDVVKSGIYLINLYDLDVEFGSPSKETGKASVVYLENAVKDVLEKKADALITLPISKQWIMESGFPYAGHTDYLAEVSGAKEYAMVLMCKKLKVALITTHIPLKDVPSQITKEKIISKVRLINREFKEKFGISKPKIAILGLNPHASDNGNIGNEELNIILPAVKTLREDGIDITDPLSPDTAFNRYKDFDIYVAMYHDQGLIPLKLLCFRKAVNITLGLPFIRTSPDHGTGYDIAGKNIADPSSTIEAVKLAILLKRVKSNR
- a CDS encoding DsrE family protein, yielding MAKKKAVSLIKSNPFSWKTFEALRQAVGMAMDHKVYVIFIKDGVFALTDWKPEMIGIPSSDKSIEALGMLNATIIAEKESLSERGIIKLKEFPVEIQIKTKDEICQILKSAEVVLTW